DNA sequence from the Thermodesulfitimonas autotrophica genome:
GTTGGGTACATGGTGGCGTGCATCACACCGCGCGGGCGCGACGACCGGCGGCGTTTCTGGGAGGAGTTAAACGCGGCGGCAGCCAAGCGGTTGCGGACGGAGAGCTTTCTGGTGCGGGTGGCCCGAGAGGCTATAAAGGCTTACATAGAAAGGGGCGAGCGCCTCCAGGCGAAAGAGGTGCCGCCGGAATTTGACCGGCCGGCCGGGGTTTTCGTCTCTTTAAAGAAGGACGGGGTTTTGCGCGGCTGCATCGGCACGGTGGAGGCGACGCAACGCAACATTGTCGAAGAGGTGATCGAGAACGCCATCAGTGCGGCGACCCGGGATCCCCGCTTTGACCCGGTGAGCACGGCGGAGGTTGACGATCTTACCATCTCGGTTGACATCCTCGGCGCGCCAGAACCGGTTGAGGGGCTGGCGGATCTCGACCCGAAGCGCTACGGCGTAATCGTTTCTTCCGGCCGGCGCCGGGGTCTTCTGCTGCCGGATATTCAGGGAGTTGATACTCCGGAGGAACAGGTCGCCATCGCCCGGCGGAAGGCGGGTATCGGGCCGCACGAGCCGGTGAAGCTTGAGCGGTTCGAGGTCGTCCGGTACCATTAGGTTTGCGACGGAGGAGGTTGGGGATGCGCGAGGCGCTTTTTTACGAAAAGCAGGAAGATAACGCGGTTTTGTGCCGGCTCTGCCCGAAAGGATGTCTTATTAAGGAGGGGCGTACGGGATTTTGCCGCGTGCGGGAAAACCGTGGCGGGACGCTTTACGCCTTAAATTACGGCCAGTGCTCCTCGTGCAATGCGGACCCGGTGGAGAAAAAGCCGCTCTACCACTTTTACCCGGCCCACACCATCCTTTCTTTGGGGACTTTCGGCTGTAATCTCCGCTGCGGTTTCTGCCAAAACTGGGAGATTGCGCACGGTTCGCCGCCGACTATACCGCTTACACCCGAGCAGGTGGTGGCGATGGCACAGGCCCAGGGACCCCGCTGCGTTGGCGTTGCTTATACCTATTCGGAGCCGGTGGTATGGTACGAATTCGTCCGCGATACCGCCCGGCAGGTGCGGGAAGCAGGACTTAAAAACGTCCTGGTTACCAACGGGTTTATCGCGGAAGAACCGTTACGCGAGCTGCTCCCCTACATCGACGCGATGAATATCGACGTTAAGTCCTTCCGGGATGATTATTACCAGCACGTTTGTGCTGGGCGGCTTGAGCCCGTTCTCCGGACGGTGGAAGTGGCGAAGGACCACTGTCACGTAGAAGTGACGAACCTGATCGTTACCGGATTGAATGATGCGGCAGAAGAGATCGGCGCGCTGGTGGACTGGCTTGCCGCCGTTGACCCGCGTATCCCGCTTCACTTCTCCCGGTATTTCCCGAATTTCGAAATGGAGCGGCCCCCGACGCCGCTCGAGGTGCTTTATGCCGCCCGCGAGACGGCCAGGAAGAAGCTGCGGTATGTTTATCTTGGAAATGTCTGGGATGAGGAGGCCGACACCACCTACTGTCCGGGTTGCGGTGCCGCGGTCGTCCGCCGGGAGGGCTACAAGGTGCGCAACGTCTTCCTCAAAGATGGGAAATGCGGCGCCTGCGGCGCGCCGGTGGATATCGTGGGCTCCGTCTGGGAGGCGAAGCGCTGAGTTCGGAATAACGCCGGTTTACGGGGCTGGGGCGGCGCACTGGAAAAATATTTTGCCCGCCCCATTGTATTTTTATACAACGTCCTGTATAATTATCAACATTAAACTTGGATGGCGGGTGGGAATTTGATCAGGGTCGGTATTGTCGGGGCCTCGGGTTATACGGGTGCGGAGTTGGTGCGGATACTCCTGCGCCATCCGGAGGCGGAGCTTGCCGTTTTAACGTCGCGCAGTTACGCCGGCCAGCAACTATCGGCCGTTTTCCCGCACCTTTCCGGATGCACCGATCGCGTGCTGGAGGTTTTCGATGCGGCGAAAATGGCGGCCGCTTGCGACGTGGTTTTCACGGCGCTCCCCCACGGGCACGCAGTACCTGTCGCCAGGGCGGTTTTGGAACGGGGCAAGAAACTGATCGATTTAGGGGCTGATTTTCGCTTCCGGGACGCTGCCGTTTACGAGGCGTGGTACAAGGTAAAGCACGAGGCGCCGGAGTTAGCGCGGGAGGCGGTTTACGGCCTGCCGGAGCTTTACCGGGACAGGGTGCGAGGCGCCGCCCTGGTCGCCAATCCGGGATGCTACCCGACGGCATCGCTTCTCGCAACGGTGCCGCTTCTTAAGGCGGGGGTTATCGATCCTGCCACCATCATTATCGATGCCAAATCTGGCCTTTCGGGGGCCGGGCGAAAGCTCGACCTTCGGAGCCACTATGCCGAGGTCAACGAAAACGTTACGGCTTATAACGTGGGCATTCACCGGCACACCCCGGAAATTGAGCAGGAGCTGACAGCGGCTGCAGGAACGGAAGTGCGGGTCTCCTTTACCCCGCACCTGGTCCCGCAGACCCGTGGCATCCTAACGACGGTTTACGCTACCCTGAGGAAAGAGCTGACGACCGGGGCGCTTCTCGATATCTACCGCGAGTTTTACCGGGATGAGCCTTTCATCCGGGTGCTGCCGGAAGGGGTGCTCCCCCGGACGAAGAGCGTGACGGGTTCGAACATAGTGCATTTGGGCGCCGTGGCCGACCCCCGCACCGGGCGGGCGGTGCTGTTAGCGGCAATTGATAATCTGGTTAAGGGCGCCTCGGGACAGGCGGTGCAAAATATGAACCTGCTATTTGGTCTTCCTGAGACCACCGGTCTCGATTTCGTCGGGCTCTACCCGTAGGGCGGCAAGTGCTGGGCCGGTAACCGGGGCGAGACTGGCGCGGCTATTAAATAACGAGGAAGGTTTCCCCTCAGAAGGAAAAGGTGCGCTTTCCATAGCGAGTTCGGGAGGCAGATCGATAGTGGAGTGGTTCGCGGGCGGCGTTACCCTGCCCAAGGGGTTCCTGGCAAGCGGGGTGGCCGCGGGGATTAAGAAAGTGAAAAAAGACCTGGCGCTTATTTACAGCGAGGTGCCGGCAGCGGCGGCGGGTGTTTTCACTACCAACCGGGTGAAGGCCGCCCCGCTCTTAGTAACGGCTGCGCGGCTGGCGCGGGGTGTGGCCCAGGCGGTGGTGGTTAACAGCGGTAATGCCAATGCCTGCACCGGGGAGGAAGGCTACGCGGACGCGGTAGCGATGGCCCGGCTTGCGGCTGCCGTTATGGAACTGCCGGAGGAACTGGTGCTGGTGAGTTCTACCGGCGTGATCGGGCAGCGCCTGCCACTCGGGAAAATCGCGGCGGCGCTGCCGGCGGCGGCGGCGGCGCTGGGCGTGGCGGGCCACGCCGCCGCTGCGGAGGCCATCCTGACCACCGATACCGTCACTAAGGAGGCAGCGGTCCGCTTTTCCGTAGGCGGCTGCACCTGCGCGGTCGGCGGGATGGCGAAGGGATCGGGGATGATTCACCCGAATATGGCGACGATGCTCGCCTTTATCACCACTGACGTGGCCATAGAGGCCGAGCTTCTGCGTCGGGCGCTGAAAGAAGCGGTCGACGCCTCCTTCAACATGATTACGGTTGACGGGGATACGAGCACCAACGACATGGTGGTGGTCTTAGCCAACGGCATGGCGGGGAACCCGAAGCTCACCGCCGCGGGGCCAGCATACGCCGACTTTGTGGCGGCGCTCACCGCGGTTTGCACCGAACTGGCGAAAAAAATCGCCCGGGACGGCGAGGGGGCCACGCGGCTTATCGAGGTCCGGGTTACAGGCGCTAGGACGCTTGCGGACGCGCGCCTGGCGGCTCGGGCGATTGCCGGTTCCAATTTAGTGAAGGCGGCGGTTTTCGGGCGGGACGCTAACTGGGGCCGCATCCTTTGCGCTGCCGGTTATTCCGGCGCGGCCTTCGACCCGGCGAAAGTCGCCATCTTTATAGGTGCAGAACAGGTGGCCGCAGGTGGGGCGGGACTTCCCTTTTCTGAGGAGAGGGCGAGCCGGGAGTTGGAACAAGACCCGGTGGTGATAACGGTTGATTTCAACGAGGGCGCGGCCGCTGCGGTAGCGTGGGGCTGCGATCTGACGTATGATTACGTAAGAATCAACGCCAGCTACAGAACGTAGAAGAATCATCGGTGCGTCTTGCGCGACAGAGGCAAAATTTTTAAGACAGCGGGGCGAGGCAATGGTTTTAACGGCACAGGAGAAGGCGGGGATTCTGGTTGAGGCCCTGCCCTACATAAAAAAGTTTTACGGCAAGATTATCGTCGTGAAGTACGGCGGTCACGCGATGCTCAACTGCGAGCTGAAGCGGGCGGTGATGACCGACCTCGTGCTGATGAAGTATGTCGGGATGCATCCGGTAGTAGTCCACGGCGGCGGACCGGATATCTCGAAGATGCTGAAGCGTCTTGGAAAAGAGACCTCCTTCGTCAACGGCCTCCGGGTAACGGACGCCGAAACGATGGAGGTTGTAGAAATGGTTCTCGGCCGGCTTAACAAAGAAATTACCGCGCTTATCAACCGCCTCGGCGGACGGGCAGTGGGGCTTTGCGGGAAGGATGCCAACTTGGTCATGGCGGCGAAGAAACCGGGGAAGGTGCGGCTAGCCGACGGCAGTGAGGTCGAGCAGGACCTCGGTTTTGTGGGCCGGGTGACGCAGGTGAATCCCGACCTGCTGCTGAGCGTCATCCAACAGGGGTACATTCCCGTAGTGGCCCCGATTGGCCTGGGACCCGACGGCGAGGGATACAACATCAACGCCGATACGGTAGCGGGGAAAATTGCTGAGGCTCTTGGGGCCGACAAGCTCATCATCCTCACGGATGTGGAGGGGATCTTGAGTGATCCGGCGGATAAAGGTTCGGTCATTTCGGTGTTAAGGGTGGACGACATTCCGGAGTTGGTGGCTTCCGGGAAGATTTCCGGGGGAATGATCCCCAAGCTCGAATGCTGTGCGGCGGCGATCAAGGGCGGTGTGAAGCGGGCCCACATCCTCGATGGCCGGGTTTTGCACGCCATTCTCCTCGAGGTTTTCACGGACGAGGGCATCGGCACGATGGTGCTTCCTTGAACGGTAACTTTTTTAAAATAAGGAGGGAGCCGGTTGGCAGCGGAAAATTCTGCGGGGTTCTCGCCGCGAGAGGTTGTGGCGCTGGCCGATAAATATATAATGAAAACTTACGGGCGCCTTCCGCTGGTCCTGGTGCGCGGCGCTGGGGTTAGGGTCTGGGATGCGGCTGGTAGGGAGTACCTTGACTTCGTTGCCGGTCTGGCGGTGAATTCTTTAGGCCACTGCCACCCCCGGGTTGTGGCGGCTATTAGGGAGCAGGCCGGGGTACTCATGCACTGCTCCAACCTTTACTACTCGGTGCCCCAGACCATGCTCGCCCGGTGGCTGGTGGAGCACACACCTTACGACCGGGTCTTCTTTTGTAACAGCGGGGCCGAGGCAGTGGAGGGGGCTTTAAAGCTCGCCCGGAAATACGCGAAGAAGAGGTGGGGCGAAGGGCGCTTTGAGATCGTGACGGCGCTCAATTCCTTCCACGGCCGCACCTACGGTGCCGTGACCGCGACCGGGCAGCCCAAGTACCACCAGGGTTTTGAGCCGTTAGTGCCCGGGTTCCGGTACGTTCCTTTTAACGACGTGGCGGCGCTTGAAGCCGCGGTTACCGATAAAACGGCGGCGGTTCTCTTGGAGCCGGTTCAGGGTGAAGGCGGGGTTTATCCGGCAACAGACGAATTTATCCGGGTTGCGTGGGAGATTTGTCAGCAGCGGGGGGCACTCCTAATTTTTGACGAGGTGCAGTGTGGTTTAGGGCGGACCGGACGGTTTTTGGCGCAGGAGCACTACGGGGTTACGGCGGACATCACCTGTCTGGCGAAGGCCCTTGGTGGTGGCTTTCCGATCGGGGCGCTCCTGGCGACGGAAGAGGTTGCTTCTGCCTTTGCGCCGGGGGACCACGCTTCGACCTTTGGGGGGAACCCGCTGGCGGCGGCGGCGGCGCTGGCGGCGCTGCGGGCGATAGAAGAGGAGGGGCTAGTCGCCAACGCCGTGCGGGTGGGAAGCTATTTCCGGGAGGCCCTGGAAAGGCTCCGCGCGCAAAGCGGCCTGATAACCGAGGTGCGGGGCCTCGGACTCATGCTCGGCGTGGTAGTAAAGGTGCCGGCGAAGCAGCTGGTTTCTCTGTGCCAGGAGCGCGGCCTGATTGTGAACGCGGTGAAAGAGGATACCTTGCGTTTTGTGCCGCCGCTGACTATCAGCCGGGAGGATGTCGACCGCGCCGTGGCGATTTTGCAGGCGGCTCTAACCGCGGCGGTACGGGAGATAGAATTAAATCCTTAGGGGGTTAAGACAATGTTTGCCTCGTTGCGTAAGCGCTTCCACGGCCGGGATTTCCTTTCGATTGGTGACGTTACAGGCGAAGAGATCAGAGCGATGATCGATATCGCCCGGGAGCTGAAGGAGGCTAGGTACAGAGGAGACCGGCATACCCTCTGTGAAGGCAAGACGTTAGCCATGATTTTTCAAAAGCCCTCCACGCGCACCCGGGTATCCTTTGAGGTGGCGATGTACCAGTTAGGGGGGTACGCGCTGTATCTCAACGCGCAGGACCTGCAGCTTGGCCGCGGGGAGACAATCGCTGATACCGCGCGGGTTCTCTCCCGTTACGTAGACGGGATCATGATCCGGACCTTCAGCCAGGAAGACGTGGTTGCGCTGGCCGAAGCGGCGACCATTCCGGTGATCAACGGGCTCACCGACTGGGAGCATCCGTGTCAGATCCTGGCCGACCTGATGACCATTCTCGAGGCCAAGGGCAGGTTTGAGGGGTTAAAGGTCGCCTGGGTTGGGGACGGCAACAATGTTTGTCATTCGTTGCTTTTAGCGGCGCCGCGGGTGCGGATGGATATCGCGGTGGCTACACCGCCGGGCTACGAGCCTCACCCGGAGATTGTGGCGGCGGCGAAGGAGGCGGCTGCGGGGAGCAAGGTCGAGGTGCTCAATGACCCGGTGGAAGCGGTGCGGGAAGCAGATGTTGTCGTGACGGATGTCTGGGCGAGCATGGGCCAGGAGGCGGAGCACACTGAGAGGGTCCGCATCTTTAGGCCCTACCAGGTGAACGCTTCCCTGCTCCGTCACGCGCGGCCGGACTGCATCTTCCTCCACTGCCTCCCGGCGCACCGGGGCGAGGAGGTCGCCGACGAGGTGATCGACGGACCGGCGAGCCGGGTCTGGGACGAGGCGGAAAACAGGCTCCACGTCCAGAAGGCGCTGCTGGCGCTGGTGCTTTAGGTTTTGACGTTCAACGTTTAATATTTTGTGGCCGTAAGTTTTGCTTCTATCTGCTGTATTTGGGGCCGTTATTTTTAAGGAGGATCTTTCGGATGAGCAAAAAGGTGGTTTTAGCTTACTCGGGCGGGCTCGATACGTCGATCATCATTCCGTGGCTCAAGGAGAATTTCGGCTACGAGGTCGTGGCGATGGCCTGTGACCTTGGCCAGGGCGAGGAGCTCCAACCCCTTGAAGCCAAGGCTTTAAAAAGCGGTGCCAGCAAGGTTTACATCGTCGACGTGCGGGAGGAATTTCTGACCGACTACGTCTTCCCCTGTCTGCGGGCGGGAGCGGTCTACGAGGGTAAGTACCTTCTCGGCACTTCGATGGCCCGGCCGCTCATCGCCAAGAAGTTAGTGGAGATTGCGCACCGTGAGGGGGCCGAGGCGGTGGCCCACGGGGCTACGGGGAAGGGTAACGACCAGGTCCGCTTTGAAGTCAGTGTGGCGGCGCTCGACCCCAACCTGAAGGTGATCGCCCCCTGGCGGTTGTGGGACATCCGCTCGCGGGAAGAGGCGATCGCTTACGCGGCGGCCCGGGGTATCCCGGTCCCGGTAACTAAGGAGCGTCCCTACAGCATGGACCGGAATATCTGGCACCTGAGCCACGAGGGCGGGGATCTTGAAGACCCGGGGAACGAGCCGCCCGCGGACCTTTATCTTTTAACGCTCCCCCCAGAGAAAGCAGCAGCGGCGCCCGTCTACGTGACCATCGACTTTGAAGCCGGCACGCCGGTTGGGCTCGACGGGACGCGGCTGGACCCGGTGACGCTGGTAGAGCGCTTAAACGAAATCGGTGGCAAGCACGGCATCGGCATCGTGGATATGGTGGAGAACAGGCTGGTGGGGATTAAGTCCCGGGGCGTCTACGAAACGCCTGGCGGAACGGTGCTCTTTTACGCTTTGCGGGAACTCGAACGATTGACCCTCGACCGGGCCACCTTGCACTTCAAGGAGATGGTAGCCCTCAAGTACGCGGAACTCGTCTATGACGGGCTCTGGTTTTCGCCACTCCGGGAGGCTCTCGATGCCTTTGTGACCTCCGTTTGCCGGACGGTGACCGGGCGGGTGCGTCTGAAGCTTTACCGGGGGACGATCTCTCCGGCGGGCATCTGGTCGCCCCATTCGCTTTATCTTAAGGACCTGGCTACCTTCGAGCGGGACGAGATGTACGACCATAAGGACGCCACCGGTTTCATCAATCTCTTCGGCCTACCGCTGAAAGTGCGAGCGTTGGTGAAAAAGTAACGGGAGGGGAAAGCGTGGGCACGCTGTGGGGTGGTCGGTTTCAGAAAGAAACGGACCGGCGGGTGCGGGAGTTTCAAGATTCCCTTTCCTTTGATTTCCGCCTGTGGCCCTACGACATTAAAGGGAGCCAGGCACACGCGCAGATGCTGGTGAAGGTCGGGGTGCTGGCGCCGGACGAGGGTGAGGCAATTATAAAGGGGCTCGCGAAGATTTACGCGGAATTTGCGGCCGGGAAGGTGCAGCCCGAAGGGGAAGAGGATATCCACTCTTTAGTGGAAGCCCTGCTGGTCAGGTGGGTGGGGGAAGTAGGGAAAAAGCTCCATACCGGCCGCAGCCGGAACGACCAGGTTGCCACGGACCTGCGCCTTTACCTGCGCGACGAGATTGATGCGGTGCGGCAGCTCCTAAAAGAGCTACGGCGTGCTCTGGTCGACGTGGCGGCGGAGCACGTGGAGACGCTGATGCCGGGCTTCACGCACCTCCAGCCGGCACAGCCCGTGACTTTCGCCCACCACCTGCTTGCCTACTACGAGATGTTCACCCGTGATGACGCTCGCCTAGCAGATTGTTACCGGCGGACCAATGTTCTGCCCTTAGGTGCTGGGGCCCTGGCGGGCACGACCTTCCCTCTTGACCGGGCCTACGTGGCGGAGCTCTTGGGTTTTGAAGCCGTGGCCGCAAACAGTATGGACGCGGTAAGCGACAGGGATTTCGTGGTGGAGTTCTGTGCGGCCGCTGCGCTGACGATGGTTCACCTGAGCCGTCTGGCAGAGGAGATCATCCTCTGGAGCACCCCGCAGTTCGGCTTCGTCGAACTTGACGATGCTTTCGCCACCGGGTCGAGCATGATGCCCCAGAAAAAGAACCCGGACGTGGCGGAGCTCTGCCGGGGCAAGACGGGCCGGGTGGTGGGGAACCTCACGGGGATGTTGCTGTTGCTCAAGGGTCTGCCTCTCACTTATAATAAGGACCTTCAGGAGGACAAGCCGCTGCTCTTCGATACCGTGGACACCTTAAAGGCGTGCCTTACGGTTTTCGGGCCGCTCTTACGCACCATGAAGGTAAACCGGGAGCGACTGGCTGCGGCGGCGCGTGCCGGCTTTATTGCGGCTACCGACCTGGCGGAGTACCTCGTGCGCAAGGGGCTGCCGTTTCGTGACGCCCACGCGGTTGTCGGTCGGGTGGTCCTTTACTGCCTGGAGCGCGGGAAAACCCTCGAGGAACTGACCCTCGAAGAGTACCGGCAGTTTGCTGCGGTGATCGACGCCGACGTGTTTGCCGCAGTCGGCCTGGAGGCGTCGCTCAAAGCGCGCCGGGTGCCCGGCGGACCGGCGCCGGACCTTACAAGGGAAAGAATCGAAACTTTAAAAAATTTGTTGCGGTAAGGATTGACACCCCGCCGCGTTTCGTTTATACTAAAAAGTGCAAGTAATCATTTTCACAAACTCACCGAAGGGGGGTGCCTCCGGTGAGTCGCCTGGCCAGGGTTTTTGATGTGTTTCAGACGGCGGGTCTCCGGCTGCTTCCGGTGCCGGGGACAAAGTGGTACAAGATCTCCGATGCCCAGGGTCGCGAGCTTTTTCTTAAGGAAAAAGAGATAATCGAGCATTTTGGGGATCTTGAGGAGGAAGAGGTGCGGGAGCGGTTCCTGAACTTTGAGCTGCAGGAACGTTCCGGTGAGGGTTAAGCGGTTTTCGGAATTTAAATTGCGGACGACATCCTAAATTTTGCTAAATCAGAATATATCCTTGACCCCCATCCCTTGAAGGCCTACTGCTGGCCTTCTTTTTCTTCCCGGTGGCGTATGCTTTTTGCCGCGCCGGCGCGTTGAAACCATCTTTTGCCGGCGCTTACTTGACAGAATATCCGGCAGGAGGTAAAATTTCACCCAATTTAAAAAGTCTATCCGCGGGAGGTAAGGGTTTGGTGTATAAGATCGCGGTTATTCCCGGCGACGGTACCGGTCCGGAGCAGATAAGGGAAGGAATGAAGGTGCTGACGGCGGTTGCGGAACTGGAAGGTTTTAAGTTCGAGGCCGTGACCTACGATTTCGGTGGGGAGCGTTACCTACGGACGGGCGAGACGCTTCCCGATACGGCTCTGGCCGAGCTGCGCCAGTTTGACGCTATCTACCTGGGCGCAATCGGTCACCCGGACGTGAAGCCCGGCATCCTGGAGAAAGGGATTCTGCTGCGGCTGCGCTTTGAGCTCGACCAGTACATTAACCTGCGTCCGGTAAAGCTCTACGAAGGTGTGGAGACGCCGCTTAAGGATAAGGGCCCGGCCGATATTGACTTTGTGGTGGTGCGGGAGAATACCGAGGGCCTTTACTGCGGTGCGGGCGGCTTTTTGAAGCGGGGTACGCAGGACGAGGTGGCGATCCAAACCTCGATCAACACCTACAAAGGGGTTGAGCGGTGCATTCGCTACGCCTTCGAATACTGCCGCCGGCGCAACAAAAAGAAAAAGGTTACCCTCTGCGGCAAGACGAATGTGCTTACCTATGCTTTCGACCTGTGGGAGCGGGTTTTTCACCAGGTAGGTGCGGAATTTCCCGATATCCAGCGCGATTACGCCCACGTGGACGCGACCTGTATGTGGATGGTCAAAAACCCGGACTGGTTCGACGTTATCGTTACGGATAACATGTTCGGCGATATCATCACCGACCTGGGCGCGATCATCCAGGGCGGGATGGGCATCGCCGCCGGCGGTAACATCAATCCGGAAGGCGTTTCGATGTTCGAGCCGATCGGCGGGTCGGCGCCGAAGTACGCGGGCCAGAACGTTATCAACCCCCTTGCGGCCATCTGCGCGGGGGCGATGATGTTGGAGGAACTCGGCGAGAGGAAAGCGGCGGCGCGGATTGAACAGGCGGTCCAAACGGTTTGTGCCAAGCATTTGAAGAGTCTGGCTGCGGGCCGGATGGGCTACTCGACGAGCGAGGTGGGCGACCTGGTGGTGCGGTACCTGTAGGGCGGCGAATACCGGTTTTGCCTACTTGACACGCCGCTGTTGTTTTTTGTATACTTTGGGGAAATTATAGCGGTCAAAGGCAAGGAAGGGGACCGGAGCCGCAGGGCTTTGCGACAGCGAGCCGGGCAGGGTGAAAGCCGGTGCAAAGTGGCGGTTTTCCTATCACCCCGGAGCCGGAAGGCGAAAGGTTTTGCCCGAGTAGTCTTTGCCGGGTTGGTTTCCCGTTACCAAAACCGTGTGCTCTTAAGCACACACAAAGGGGCCGTTTCACTGCGAGGTGGCGGCAATCGGGGTGGTACCGCGGAGGTTAGCCTCTCGTCCCTGGCCAGCGTTACGTCCGGGCTGGACAAGGGGCGGGAGGCTTTGGTTTAAATTTTTGGCGTGGAGGCGGTAAGATGGGGCTTACGATCTATCTGGATGGGGAGTATCTCCCGGAGGAAAAGGCGGTGGTTTCGGTTTTCGATCACGGTCTCCTTTACGGGGACGGCGTTTTTGAGGGCATCAGGGCTTACCACGGCCGGGTTTTCAAGCTCAAGGAGCATATCGACAGGCTTTACGAATCGGCCAAGTCGATCCTTCTCGAGATTCCCCTTTCGCGGGAAGAGATGCAGGAAGTGGTTCTCGAAACCTGCCGCCGGAACAACATCCGGGACGGGTATATTCGCCTCGTGGTCACCCGGGGGCGGGGGGACCTGGGGCTCGACCCCAAGAAGTGCCCGCGCCCGACGGTTTTCTGCATCGCGGCCACCATTCAGCTCTACCCGCCGGAGTTTTACGAGAAAGGGCTGGAAGTGATCACGGTGCCGACGCGGCGGAACGTGCCGGAGGCGCTGAACCCGCGCATCAAATCACTGAACTACTTGAATAACATCCTGGCCAAGATCGAGGCAGGGCTTTACGGTGTTCAGGAGGCAATCATGCTTACCAGTGACGGCTATGTGGCCGAGGCTACCGGGGATAACATTTTCATTGTAAAAAATGGTAAGCTCATCACGCCGCCGCCCCACCTCGGCATCCTCGAGGGGATAACGCGCAACACCGTAATGGCGCTGGCACGGGAAAAAGGGATGGCGGTTTTTGAGAAGACCTTTACCCGCCACGATATTTTCATTGCCGACGAGTGCTTCCTTACCGGAACGGCGGCGGAGATCATCCCGGTGGTCAAGGTTGACGGCCGCCCCATCGGCGACGGGCGGCCCGGGGCGGTGACCTGGGAGCTGATTCACGCCTTCCGGGAATTGACGAAGGTTGACGGGCCGGCGATTTACCCCGAATAAGTTCCGGTGGCCCCGGGCGCTTATAGCCTGCGGGTGATGCCGGAAGAGCAACGGACGTGAGGAGGTATGATTTTGCGGAGCGATATCGTCAGGGAAGGGCTGGAAAAAGCGCCGCACCGCTCGCTTTTCAAGGCCCTCGGTTTCACTGACCGGGAGCTTAGCGGGCCGCTCATCGGGGTGGTAAACTCCTTCAACGAAATCATCCCGGGCCATATCCACCTGCGGGATATTACCGAGGCGGTGAAGGCGGGGGTGCGCATGGCCGGCGGGGTACCGGTCGAGTTCCCGACCATCGGTATTTGCGACGGCATTGCGATGAACCACAGGGGAATGAAGTACTCCCTGGCCTCCCGGGAGCTTATTGCCGACAGCATCGAGGC
Encoded proteins:
- the amrS gene encoding AmmeMemoRadiSam system radical SAM enzyme, producing MREALFYEKQEDNAVLCRLCPKGCLIKEGRTGFCRVRENRGGTLYALNYGQCSSCNADPVEKKPLYHFYPAHTILSLGTFGCNLRCGFCQNWEIAHGSPPTIPLTPEQVVAMAQAQGPRCVGVAYTYSEPVVWYEFVRDTARQVREAGLKNVLVTNGFIAEEPLRELLPYIDAMNIDVKSFRDDYYQHVCAGRLEPVLRTVEVAKDHCHVEVTNLIVTGLNDAAEEIGALVDWLAAVDPRIPLHFSRYFPNFEMERPPTPLEVLYAARETARKKLRYVYLGNVWDEEADTTYCPGCGAAVVRREGYKVRNVFLKDGKCGACGAPVDIVGSVWEAKR
- the argC gene encoding N-acetyl-gamma-glutamyl-phosphate reductase; the encoded protein is MIRVGIVGASGYTGAELVRILLRHPEAELAVLTSRSYAGQQLSAVFPHLSGCTDRVLEVFDAAKMAAACDVVFTALPHGHAVPVARAVLERGKKLIDLGADFRFRDAAVYEAWYKVKHEAPELAREAVYGLPELYRDRVRGAALVANPGCYPTASLLATVPLLKAGVIDPATIIIDAKSGLSGAGRKLDLRSHYAEVNENVTAYNVGIHRHTPEIEQELTAAAGTEVRVSFTPHLVPQTRGILTTVYATLRKELTTGALLDIYREFYRDEPFIRVLPEGVLPRTKSVTGSNIVHLGAVADPRTGRAVLLAAIDNLVKGASGQAVQNMNLLFGLPETTGLDFVGLYP
- the argJ gene encoding bifunctional glutamate N-acetyltransferase/amino-acid acetyltransferase ArgJ gives rise to the protein MEWFAGGVTLPKGFLASGVAAGIKKVKKDLALIYSEVPAAAAGVFTTNRVKAAPLLVTAARLARGVAQAVVVNSGNANACTGEEGYADAVAMARLAAAVMELPEELVLVSSTGVIGQRLPLGKIAAALPAAAAALGVAGHAAAAEAILTTDTVTKEAAVRFSVGGCTCAVGGMAKGSGMIHPNMATMLAFITTDVAIEAELLRRALKEAVDASFNMITVDGDTSTNDMVVVLANGMAGNPKLTAAGPAYADFVAALTAVCTELAKKIARDGEGATRLIEVRVTGARTLADARLAARAIAGSNLVKAAVFGRDANWGRILCAAGYSGAAFDPAKVAIFIGAEQVAAGGAGLPFSEERASRELEQDPVVITVDFNEGAAAAVAWGCDLTYDYVRINASYRT
- the argB gene encoding acetylglutamate kinase, with the protein product MVLTAQEKAGILVEALPYIKKFYGKIIVVKYGGHAMLNCELKRAVMTDLVLMKYVGMHPVVVHGGGPDISKMLKRLGKETSFVNGLRVTDAETMEVVEMVLGRLNKEITALINRLGGRAVGLCGKDANLVMAAKKPGKVRLADGSEVEQDLGFVGRVTQVNPDLLLSVIQQGYIPVVAPIGLGPDGEGYNINADTVAGKIAEALGADKLIILTDVEGILSDPADKGSVISVLRVDDIPELVASGKISGGMIPKLECCAAAIKGGVKRAHILDGRVLHAILLEVFTDEGIGTMVLP
- a CDS encoding acetylornithine transaminase, which translates into the protein MKTYGRLPLVLVRGAGVRVWDAAGREYLDFVAGLAVNSLGHCHPRVVAAIREQAGVLMHCSNLYYSVPQTMLARWLVEHTPYDRVFFCNSGAEAVEGALKLARKYAKKRWGEGRFEIVTALNSFHGRTYGAVTATGQPKYHQGFEPLVPGFRYVPFNDVAALEAAVTDKTAAVLLEPVQGEGGVYPATDEFIRVAWEICQQRGALLIFDEVQCGLGRTGRFLAQEHYGVTADITCLAKALGGGFPIGALLATEEVASAFAPGDHASTFGGNPLAAAAALAALRAIEEEGLVANAVRVGSYFREALERLRAQSGLITEVRGLGLMLGVVVKVPAKQLVSLCQERGLIVNAVKEDTLRFVPPLTISREDVDRAVAILQAALTAAVREIELNP
- the argF gene encoding ornithine carbamoyltransferase, translated to MFASLRKRFHGRDFLSIGDVTGEEIRAMIDIARELKEARYRGDRHTLCEGKTLAMIFQKPSTRTRVSFEVAMYQLGGYALYLNAQDLQLGRGETIADTARVLSRYVDGIMIRTFSQEDVVALAEAATIPVINGLTDWEHPCQILADLMTILEAKGRFEGLKVAWVGDGNNVCHSLLLAAPRVRMDIAVATPPGYEPHPEIVAAAKEAAAGSKVEVLNDPVEAVREADVVVTDVWASMGQEAEHTERVRIFRPYQVNASLLRHARPDCIFLHCLPAHRGEEVADEVIDGPASRVWDEAENRLHVQKALLALVL